Proteins encoded by one window of Enterobacter hormaechei subsp. xiangfangensis:
- the ppiC gene encoding peptidylprolyl isomerase PpiC, giving the protein MAKTAAALHILVKEEKLAQDLLEQIKNGADFGKLAKKHSICPSGKRGGDLGEFRQGQMVPAFDKVVFSCPVLEPTGPLHTQFGYHIIKVLYRN; this is encoded by the coding sequence ATGGCAAAAACAGCAGCAGCACTGCATATCCTTGTTAAAGAAGAGAAACTGGCACAGGATCTGCTCGAACAGATTAAAAACGGCGCCGACTTCGGCAAACTGGCGAAGAAACACTCGATTTGCCCGTCAGGCAAACGCGGTGGTGACTTAGGCGAGTTCCGCCAGGGCCAGATGGTCCCGGCGTTTGATAAAGTGGTTTTCTCCTGCCCGGTGCTGGAGCCAACCGGCCCACTGCATACGCAGTTCGGCTATCACATTATCAAAGTGTTATACCGCAACTAA
- the trxA gene encoding thioredoxin TrxA: MSDKIIHLTDDSFDTDVLKADGLILVDFWAEWCGPCKMIAPILDEIADEYQGKLTVAKLNIDQNPGTAPKYGIRGIPTLLLFKNGDVAATKVGALSKGQLKEFLDANLA; the protein is encoded by the coding sequence ATGAGCGATAAAATTATTCACCTGACTGACGACAGTTTTGACACGGACGTACTTAAAGCTGACGGGCTGATCCTCGTTGATTTCTGGGCTGAATGGTGTGGTCCTTGCAAAATGATCGCTCCGATTCTGGATGAAATCGCTGACGAATATCAGGGCAAACTGACCGTTGCCAAGCTGAACATCGACCAGAACCCGGGCACCGCGCCAAAATACGGTATCCGTGGCATCCCGACCCTGCTGCTGTTCAAGAACGGTGACGTGGCAGCGACCAAAGTGGGCGCACTGTCCAAAGGTCAACTGAAAGAGTTCCTGGACGCTAACCTGGCGTAA
- the rep gene encoding DNA helicase Rep: MRLNPGQQQAVEFVTGPCLVLAGAGSGKTRVITNKIAHLIRGCGYQARHIAAVTFTNKAAREMKERVGQTLGRKEARGLMISTFHTLGLDIIKREYAALSMKSNFSLFDDTDQVALLKELTEGLIEDDKVLLQQLISTISNWKNDLMTPAQAAASAKGERDRIFAHCYGLYDAHMKACNVLDFDDLILLPTLLLQRNEEVRERWQNKIRYLLVDEYQDTNTSQYELVKLLVGQRARFTVVGDDDQSIYSWRGARPQNLVLLSKDFPALQVIKLEQNYRSSGRILKAANILIANNPHVFEKRLFSELGYGTELKVLSANNEEHEAERVTGELIAHHFVNKTEYKDYAILYRGNHQSRVFEKMLMQNRIPYKISGGTSFFSRPEIKDLLAYLRVLTNPDDDSAFLRIVNTPKREIGSATLQKLGEWAMTRNKSLFTASFDMGLSQTLTGRGYEALTRFTHWLGEVQRLAEREPVAAVRDLIHGIDYESWLYETSASPKAAEMRMKNVNQLFSWMTEMLEGSEIDEPMTLTQVVTRFTLRDMMERGESEEEADQVQLMTLHASKGLEFPYVYLVGMEEGLLPHQSSIDEDNVDEERRLAYVGITRAQKELTFTLCKERRQYGELVRPEPSRFLLELPQDDLIWEQERKVITAEERMHKGQANVANIRAMLAKAKEKG; this comes from the coding sequence ATGCGTTTAAACCCCGGACAACAACAAGCTGTCGAATTCGTCACCGGACCCTGCCTGGTGCTGGCGGGAGCGGGATCCGGTAAAACACGCGTGATCACCAACAAAATCGCCCATTTAATTCGGGGTTGTGGATACCAGGCGCGCCATATCGCGGCGGTCACCTTTACCAACAAAGCGGCGCGTGAGATGAAAGAGCGCGTCGGCCAGACGCTGGGCCGTAAAGAGGCGCGCGGGCTGATGATCTCCACCTTCCACACGCTGGGTCTGGATATTATCAAGCGCGAATACGCGGCGCTGAGCATGAAGTCCAACTTTTCTCTCTTTGATGACACCGACCAGGTGGCGCTGCTTAAAGAGCTAACGGAAGGGCTGATCGAAGATGACAAAGTGCTGTTGCAACAGCTGATCTCGACGATCTCGAACTGGAAAAACGATCTGATGACGCCGGCCCAGGCAGCGGCAAGTGCCAAAGGCGAGCGCGACCGCATCTTTGCCCACTGCTACGGTCTGTACGACGCGCATATGAAAGCCTGTAACGTCCTGGATTTCGACGATCTGATCCTTCTGCCGACGCTGCTGCTTCAGCGGAATGAAGAGGTGCGCGAGCGCTGGCAGAACAAAATTCGTTACCTGCTGGTGGATGAATACCAGGATACCAACACCAGCCAGTACGAGCTGGTAAAGCTGCTGGTAGGACAGCGCGCGCGTTTTACCGTTGTAGGCGATGACGATCAGTCGATTTACTCCTGGCGTGGCGCACGTCCGCAAAACCTGGTGCTGCTGAGCAAAGACTTCCCGGCGTTGCAGGTGATTAAACTGGAGCAGAACTACCGTTCTTCCGGGCGTATCCTGAAGGCGGCGAACATCCTGATTGCCAACAACCCGCACGTCTTTGAGAAGCGCCTGTTCTCTGAACTGGGTTACGGGACCGAGCTGAAAGTGCTCAGCGCCAATAACGAAGAGCACGAAGCGGAGCGCGTAACCGGCGAGCTGATTGCCCATCACTTCGTCAACAAAACTGAATACAAGGATTACGCGATCCTCTATCGCGGTAACCACCAGTCGCGCGTCTTTGAAAAGATGCTGATGCAGAACCGCATCCCCTACAAAATCTCCGGCGGTACGTCGTTCTTTTCGCGTCCGGAAATCAAGGATCTGCTGGCCTATCTGCGCGTGCTGACCAACCCGGATGACGACAGCGCTTTCCTGCGCATTGTAAATACGCCGAAGCGCGAGATTGGCTCTGCGACGCTACAAAAGCTGGGTGAATGGGCGATGACCCGCAACAAAAGCCTGTTCACCGCCAGCTTCGATATGGGGCTGAGCCAGACCCTGACCGGGCGCGGCTATGAGGCCTTAACCCGCTTTACCCACTGGCTGGGTGAGGTGCAGCGTCTGGCTGAGCGCGAGCCTGTGGCGGCAGTACGCGATCTGATCCACGGCATTGATTACGAATCCTGGTTGTATGAAACCTCCGCCAGCCCGAAAGCGGCAGAGATGCGCATGAAAAACGTTAACCAGCTCTTCAGCTGGATGACCGAAATGCTTGAAGGATCTGAGATTGACGAGCCCATGACCCTGACGCAGGTGGTCACCCGCTTCACGCTGCGCGATATGATGGAGCGCGGGGAAAGCGAAGAAGAGGCCGATCAGGTTCAGCTGATGACGTTACATGCCTCGAAAGGGCTGGAGTTCCCTTATGTCTATCTGGTGGGGATGGAAGAGGGCCTATTGCCGCACCAGAGCAGCATTGATGAAGATAACGTCGACGAAGAGCGCCGTCTGGCCTACGTTGGGATCACCCGTGCGCAGAAAGAGCTGACGTTTACGCTGTGCAAAGAGCGCCGTCAGTATGGTGAGCTGGTGCGCCCGGAGCCGAGCCGTTTTCTGCTGGAGTTGCCTCAGGACGATCTTATCTGGGAGCAGGAGCGTAAAGTCATTACCGCTGAAGAGCGTATGCATAAAGGGCAGGCAAACGTGGCAAACATTCGCGCGATGCTGGCAAAAGCCAAAGAGAAGGGATAA
- the rhlB gene encoding ATP-dependent RNA helicase RhlB, whose amino-acid sequence MSKTHLTEQKFSDFALHPKVIEALETKGFHNCTPIQALALPLTLAGRDVAGQAQTGTGKTMAFLTSTFHYLLSHPAIADRKVNQPRALIMAPTRELAVQIHADAEPLAQATGLKLGLAYGGDGYDKQLKVLESGVDILIGTTGRLIDYAKQNHINLGAIQVVVLDEADRMYDLGFIKDIRWLFRRMPAANQRLNMLFSATLSYRVRELAFEQMNNAEYVEVEPEQKTGHRIKEELFYPSNEEKMRLLQTLIEEEWPDRAIIFANTKHRCEDIWGHLAADGHRVGLLTGDVAQKKRLRILDEFTRGDLDILVATDVAARGLHIPAVTHVFNYDLPDDCEDYVHRIGRTGRAGASGHSISLACEEYALNLPAIETYIGHSIPQSKYNPEALLSELPPPKRLTRPRSGNGPRRSGGAPRNRRRSG is encoded by the coding sequence ATGAGCAAAACACATTTAACAGAACAGAAGTTTTCCGACTTCGCCCTGCACCCAAAGGTGATCGAAGCCCTTGAAACTAAAGGGTTTCATAACTGCACGCCCATTCAGGCTCTCGCCCTGCCGCTGACGCTGGCCGGTCGCGATGTTGCAGGGCAGGCGCAAACCGGTACTGGCAAAACGATGGCGTTTTTAACGTCAACGTTTCATTATTTACTTTCTCACCCAGCGATTGCAGACCGCAAAGTTAACCAGCCGCGCGCGCTAATTATGGCCCCGACGCGAGAACTGGCGGTACAGATCCACGCAGACGCTGAGCCCCTGGCGCAAGCCACCGGCCTGAAACTTGGCCTGGCCTATGGCGGCGACGGCTACGATAAACAGCTGAAAGTGCTGGAAAGCGGCGTCGATATCCTGATTGGGACCACCGGCCGTCTTATCGACTACGCCAAACAGAACCATATCAACCTCGGCGCAATCCAGGTCGTGGTGCTGGATGAAGCAGACCGCATGTACGATCTGGGCTTCATTAAAGACATCCGCTGGCTGTTCCGCCGTATGCCTGCGGCAAACCAGCGTCTGAACATGCTGTTCTCCGCAACCCTGTCATACCGCGTACGTGAACTCGCATTCGAGCAGATGAACAACGCGGAATATGTGGAAGTAGAACCGGAGCAGAAAACCGGGCACCGCATTAAAGAAGAGCTTTTTTATCCTTCTAATGAAGAGAAAATGCGCCTGTTGCAAACCCTGATCGAAGAAGAGTGGCCGGATCGCGCGATTATCTTCGCGAACACCAAACACCGCTGTGAAGATATCTGGGGACACCTGGCGGCAGATGGTCACCGTGTGGGTCTGCTGACCGGCGACGTGGCGCAGAAAAAACGCCTGCGCATTCTCGACGAATTTACTCGTGGCGACCTTGATATTCTGGTCGCGACCGACGTGGCGGCCCGTGGCCTGCACATTCCAGCCGTGACGCACGTCTTTAACTATGACCTGCCAGATGACTGTGAAGACTATGTACACCGTATCGGTCGTACTGGTCGTGCAGGCGCAAGCGGTCACTCCATCAGCCTTGCGTGTGAAGAGTATGCGCTGAACCTTCCGGCCATTGAGACCTACATCGGTCACTCTATTCCACAGAGCAAATACAATCCGGAAGCGCTGTTAAGCGAGTTGCCGCCACCTAAGCGCCTTACACGTCCACGCTCCGGCAATGGCCCGCGTCGTTCCGGCGGTGCACCGCGTAATCGTCGTCGTTCAGGTTAA
- the gppA gene encoding guanosine-5'-triphosphate,3'-diphosphate diphosphatase — protein MLSSTSLYAAIDLGSNSFHMLVVREVAGSIQTLTRIKRKVRLAAGLSSDNHLSPEAMERGWQCLRLFAERLQDIPLSQIRVVATATLRLAVNAGDFIARAQEILGCPVQVISGEEEARLIYQGVAHTTGGDDRRLVVDIGGASTELVTGTGAQATSLFSLSMGCVTWLERYFTDRNLAKENFDEAENAARAVLRPVMDELRYHGWKVCVGASGTVQALQEIMMAQGMDERITLAKLQQLKQRAIQCGRLEELEIEGLTLERALVFPSGLAILIAIFTELNIQCMTLAGGALREGLVYGMLHQSVDQDIRSRTLRNVQRRFIVDTDQAQRVSQLASQFADQVKKSWDIEPLSRDLLLSACALHEIGLSVEYKQAPLHAAWLVRNLDLPGYTPAQKKLLATLLLNQTNAVDLSSLHQQNAVPPRVAEHLCRLLRLAILFASRRRDDLLPAITLAADEEKLTLTLPENWLEDHPLGAELIEQEYQWQSYVHWALDVK, from the coding sequence ATGCTCAGCTCCACCTCGCTTTATGCGGCAATTGATCTCGGTTCGAATAGTTTTCATATGCTGGTTGTGCGCGAGGTGGCGGGAAGCATACAAACGCTGACGCGCATTAAGCGCAAGGTCCGCCTCGCGGCGGGCCTGAGCAGCGATAATCATCTCTCCCCGGAAGCCATGGAACGTGGCTGGCAGTGTCTGCGTCTGTTTGCAGAACGTTTACAGGATATCCCGCTCAGTCAAATTCGCGTTGTTGCCACGGCGACCCTACGTCTGGCGGTTAACGCTGGCGATTTCATTGCCAGAGCACAGGAAATTCTGGGCTGTCCGGTGCAGGTCATCAGCGGTGAAGAAGAAGCGCGTCTGATTTATCAGGGTGTGGCGCATACGACCGGCGGCGACGATCGTCGTCTGGTGGTCGATATCGGTGGCGCCAGTACCGAACTGGTCACGGGCACAGGCGCGCAGGCGACGTCGCTCTTCAGCCTGTCAATGGGCTGTGTGACCTGGCTGGAACGCTACTTTACCGATCGAAACCTTGCCAAAGAGAATTTTGACGAGGCGGAAAACGCGGCGCGTGCGGTCCTGCGCCCGGTCATGGACGAACTGCGCTATCACGGCTGGAAAGTGTGTGTCGGCGCGTCCGGAACCGTGCAGGCGTTGCAGGAAATCATGATGGCACAGGGGATGGACGAGCGGATCACGCTTGCCAAACTCCAGCAGCTTAAACAGCGCGCCATCCAGTGTGGTCGTCTGGAAGAGCTTGAAATAGAAGGGCTGACGCTTGAACGCGCGCTGGTTTTCCCCAGTGGGCTCGCCATTCTAATCGCCATTTTCACCGAGCTTAATATCCAGTGTATGACCCTGGCAGGCGGTGCGCTGCGTGAAGGTCTGGTCTACGGAATGCTGCACCAGTCGGTCGATCAGGACATCCGTAGCCGTACGCTGCGTAACGTTCAACGCCGCTTTATTGTGGATACCGACCAGGCGCAGAGAGTGAGTCAACTGGCGTCACAGTTTGCCGATCAGGTGAAAAAAAGCTGGGATATTGAACCGTTAAGCCGCGATCTGTTGCTAAGCGCCTGTGCGCTACATGAAATTGGTCTCAGCGTGGAGTACAAGCAGGCACCGCTGCACGCGGCCTGGCTGGTGCGTAATCTCGATTTGCCGGGTTATACGCCCGCCCAGAAGAAGCTGCTGGCCACCCTGCTGCTGAATCAGACTAACGCCGTCGATCTCTCTTCCCTTCACCAGCAGAACGCTGTGCCGCCGCGCGTGGCGGAGCATCTGTGTCGTCTGCTTCGGCTGGCGATCTTGTTTGCCAGTCGGCGTCGAGATGATTTGCTGCCAGCCATTACGCTGGCGGCAGACGAGGAGAAACTGACGCTGACGCTACCGGAAAACTGGCTTGAGGATCATCCCCTTGGGGCGGAACTGATTGAGCAGGAGTACCAGTGGCAGAGCTATGTGCACTGGGCGCTTGATGTGAAGTGA
- the cysE gene encoding serine O-acetyltransferase, producing MPCEELDIVWNNIKAEARALADCEPMLASFYHATLLKHENLGSALSYMLANKLASPIMPAIAIREVVEEAYAADPEMIASAACDIQAVRTRDPAVDKYSTPLLYLKGFHALQAYRIGHWLWNEGRRALAIFLQNQVSVTFQVDIHPAAKIGRGIMLDHATGIVVGETAVIEDDVSILQSVTLGGTGKTSGDRHPKIREGVMIGAGAKILGNIEVGRGAKIGAGSVVLQPVPPHTTAAGVPARIVGKPDSDKPSMDMDQHFNGIHHTFEYGDGI from the coding sequence ATGCCGTGTGAAGAACTGGATATCGTCTGGAATAATATTAAAGCCGAAGCCCGAGCTTTGGCCGACTGTGAGCCCATGCTGGCCAGTTTCTATCACGCGACGCTACTTAAGCACGAAAATCTCGGCAGCGCCCTGAGCTATATGCTCGCCAATAAACTGGCTTCCCCTATCATGCCTGCTATTGCCATTCGCGAGGTGGTTGAAGAGGCCTACGCCGCAGATCCGGAGATGATTGCTTCTGCCGCCTGCGACATTCAGGCCGTGCGTACGCGTGACCCGGCGGTGGATAAATACTCCACGCCGCTACTGTATCTCAAAGGATTCCACGCCTTACAGGCGTACCGCATCGGCCACTGGTTATGGAATGAGGGACGCCGCGCGCTGGCCATCTTTCTTCAAAACCAGGTTTCCGTGACCTTCCAGGTCGATATTCATCCGGCGGCGAAAATTGGCCGTGGGATCATGCTCGACCACGCCACCGGCATTGTTGTCGGTGAAACGGCGGTGATCGAAGATGACGTGTCGATCCTGCAATCCGTTACGCTGGGCGGTACCGGTAAAACCAGCGGCGATCGCCATCCGAAAATTCGTGAAGGGGTGATGATTGGCGCGGGTGCTAAAATCCTCGGCAATATTGAAGTCGGACGCGGCGCGAAGATTGGCGCGGGGTCGGTTGTGCTCCAGCCTGTACCGCCGCACACCACCGCCGCTGGCGTCCCGGCGCGCATCGTCGGTAAGCCAGACAGCGATAAGCCGTCGATGGATATGGATCAGCACTTCAACGGTATTCACCACACCTTCGAATACGGCGACGGCATCTGA
- the gpsA gene encoding NAD(P)H-dependent glycerol-3-phosphate dehydrogenase: MSTVNASMTVIGAGSYGTALAITLARNGHDVVLWGHDPKHIATLQHDRCNVAFLPDVPFPDSLYLESDLATALAASRNILIVVPSHVFGEVLRQIKPLMRADARIVWATKGLEAETGRLLQDVAREALGTAIPLAVISGPTFAKELAAGLPTAISLASTDQAFSDDLQQLLHCGKSFRVYSNPDFIGVQLGGAVKNVIAIGAGMSDGIGFGANARTALITRGLTEMSRLGEALGADPATFMGMAGLGDLVLTCTDNQSRNRRFGMMLGQGSDVKSAQEKIGQVVEGYRNTKEVRELAHRFGVEMPITEEIYQVLYCGKNAREAALTLLGRARKDERSSN, translated from the coding sequence ATGAGCACTGTTAATGCGTCAATGACTGTGATCGGTGCCGGCTCTTACGGCACCGCTCTTGCCATCACGCTGGCAAGAAATGGTCACGACGTGGTCCTGTGGGGCCACGATCCAAAACATATCGCGACGTTGCAACACGACCGCTGCAACGTGGCGTTTCTCCCGGACGTTCCGTTCCCTGACTCTCTCTATCTGGAAAGCGACCTCGCGACCGCGCTGGCGGCCAGCCGCAATATTCTGATTGTGGTGCCAAGCCACGTGTTTGGCGAAGTCCTGCGTCAGATTAAGCCGCTGATGCGTGCGGATGCGCGTATTGTGTGGGCGACGAAGGGGCTGGAAGCGGAAACCGGACGTCTGTTGCAGGACGTTGCCCGCGAAGCGCTGGGAACAGCGATCCCGCTGGCGGTGATCTCGGGGCCGACCTTTGCCAAAGAGCTGGCTGCGGGCTTGCCGACGGCGATCTCGCTGGCGTCCACCGACCAGGCATTTTCAGACGATCTTCAGCAACTGCTGCACTGCGGCAAAAGCTTCCGCGTGTACAGCAACCCCGATTTTATCGGCGTGCAGCTGGGCGGCGCGGTGAAGAACGTCATTGCCATCGGGGCCGGGATGTCTGACGGCATCGGTTTCGGCGCGAATGCGCGTACGGCGTTGATCACCCGTGGTCTGACCGAAATGTCCCGCCTGGGCGAAGCGCTGGGTGCCGATCCGGCCACTTTTATGGGAATGGCTGGGCTGGGCGACCTGGTGCTGACCTGCACCGATAACCAGTCGCGTAACCGCCGCTTTGGCATGATGCTCGGACAGGGCAGCGATGTAAAAAGCGCGCAGGAGAAGATTGGTCAGGTGGTTGAAGGCTATCGCAATACCAAAGAAGTTCGCGAATTGGCGCACCGTTTCGGTGTCGAAATGCCAATAACCGAGGAAATTTATCAGGTATTGTATTGCGGAAAAAATGCGCGCGAGGCAGCATTGACCTTATTAGGTCGTGCGCGCAAGGACGAGCGCAGCAGCAATTAG